The genomic interval GCAAGTTGCGGGCGGACTTGATTATTTGGTTCAATTGGCGGAAAAACTTTTAAGGAAAAATCCTAAATATGTAAACTTTCTAGCTCCTACCGTTACTTATCTTTTAACAATTTTTGCAGGTACAGGTCACACTGCATTTTCTATGATTCCGGTTATTGCAGAAGTTGCAAAAGGTCAAAATATAAAACCGTCTGTTCCGCTTTCAATTGCTGTTGTTTCATCTCAAATAGCAATCACAGCGAGCCCTGTTTCTGCGGCCGTTATCTTTATGGCAGGCGATATGGCTCTTGGCGGACTTGGAATTTCTTATCCTATTTTGCTTGCTATTTGGATACCTACAACATTTTTAGGTTGTATGATTACAGCTTTGATTATGAATTTGTTTTGGAATCTAAAACTTGACAGCGATCCTGTTTATAAAGACAGACTTGCAAAAGGTTTGGTTGCTGAGCCGCAAAAAGAAGGAAAATATAAAGAACTTCCAAAAGGTGCTAAAACTTCAGTTTTGATATTCTTCATCGGAATTATAGCGGTAGTATTTTATGCAACAGCTATAAGTAAAAATGTGGCGCTTGTAAAACCAAGCTATGTTACAGGATATGAAAAAGTATATCAAAGCAAAGATGCAGCTAAATTTGATGAAATAATAGCGGCAAATCCTAACATAAAAATATCTACAGATAAAGACACAGGCGTAAAATATGTAGAGGATAAAAGCAAACCTAAAAAATCTCTTACTCTAGCAAGAGATGGCGCTATTATGAGCTTTATGCTAATTATCGGCGCATTGATAGTTATGATTTGTAAAATTGATGTTGATAAAATCCCTGTTCAAAGTACATTTAAAAGCGGTATGACTGCTTGTATATGTGTTCTTGGCGTTGCGTGGCTTGGTGATACGTTCGTATCAAATCACACGCAAGAGATTAAAGATTTTGCAGGAAATCTGGTTAAACAATATCCGGCGCTCCTATCTGTTGCACTTTTCTTTGCAAGTATGCTTCTATATTCACAAGCTGCAACTGCAAAAGCTTTGATTCCGACAGTTATAGTTGCTCTTGGGCTAAGTGCTACAAATAACGGTGATGCTTATATTCTGGTTGCTTCATTCGCTGCTGTTTCAGCACTTTTCGTGCTTCCTACCTATCCTACTTTGCTTGGTGCGGTTCAAATGGATGATACAGGAACTACAAGAATCGGAAAATACGTATTCAACCACCCATTCTTTATTCCTGGCGTTTTGGCTATTGCGTTTTCCGTTACATTCGGATTTGTATTAGCTCCTATGATGCTATAAAATTTGCGCGGTGATTTTTCACCGCGCTTTTTTATTATTACACGATAAAAATTTCATTTTATTTATCTCTTTTTATATATTTCAAATAATTATATTTAATCGTATATCCGTTATTTCATATAAATTCTATATATTTTCATAAATTTAACATATCTGCCTGTATATTATAAAACTGCTTAATCAAAAAATATTCTTCAAAATTAAATTTTATTTTAACTTACTATAATCTTTTATTTTTAAAAAGGATATACGCTGCAAAAAAATTTCATCTGTTTTGTCACTATCTAAAAAACTTGAACAAAATTTTATTATTTATAAAAAAATAGTTAAATTTTAAGGTCATTTTTTTCACCGCTCTTAATCAAAATCAAGTTCACACAATAGTTTAAAACATTATTTATAGATGAGATATTAAAGTTATGAATTCTTTGCTATAAGATGATGTTTGATAATATGGCAAAATTTATATAAGCAAGGTTATGAAATGTGAAATTTGAAGATAGAAATTATCCGATTACGCTTTTTACGGCAAAATATAAAATAATATTAAAGAAATTCGATAGTAATATAAACCGAAATTTATGATAACAATTTTTATATAAAATGCATGCTGAACAGAACAACCTGTTATTTATAATCTTTTCACATATTTGATGTATAAGATATTCAATCACATAAAAACAGTTTTACTTAAAAATGTTTGCATATAAATTTAAAAATAAGAAATTCAATTTTTATATTTTTCTATCTCGTCATATGAAATTTTATCCAAAATTCTCATCGTATACCTTAAAAGTTCGGAAGGAGTATCCTGCAAAACAGTAGGCATTCTAAAAAGATTTCGTCCGAAATTCATTTCGTCTAAAATTCCCATATATCCTAAAAGCGTAGTCCATGTATCAAAACTACTTCCGGCGATACTTATATATTGATTTTGTGCAATATCATCATCAAGTATCATAAAAAGCATTTTTGACTGAGGATTTTCAAGTTTATCTTTAAATTTGTCAATATCGCTTACAAACAGATATGGCATAAGATGATCGTTTTGCACTACGATAATTGTATTTTTAGAATACTTTGACGCTCGTATTTTGGAAATAAACTCGCCTAAAAGTTTATCCGTGCATTTTACGGATTTTAACATAGCCGAATCGATTTCATAGCTTATATCGGCACATTTTGGCGGTAAAAAACCGTCAGGTGTATGAGTGGAGTTTGTCAAAACAACTTGCGCAAATTTTTTGCCGCTTTCATTAAGTCTTATAAAATCCTGCCACGCGAAATCAAACATTTCATCATCGTAAACTCCCCATTCGCTCGTATTTTTCGCTCCGCGCTTCAAAAGTTCATCTTTTCCGATCATCTCATCATATTTGCGTGATTGTAAAAAGCTGGCTGTATTTTGAAAATTTAAATCAAAACCTTTCATAAAATATGTATAATAGCCTTGATTTTTAAGTATTTCGGTAGCACAAATTATTTTTTGAGTTTTCATCGCCTCTCTTTCTGTTTCAAATTTACTGAAAAAATTAAGAGGAAATGCGCATTGTGAACCGAAAAGTCCTTCTATAGTTATAGCCGTGCTGTATGGATCTATATTTGTCCATTCTATCTTGTGATTTAAATTTCTGATGTTTGGCATAAGATTTGGAAATTTTTCATTAACCGTAAAATTTCTGCTAAGCCCTTCCAAATAAATATAGACGATATTTTTGCTATTGCTTGCGACTTTAGGTTCGGGAATTTTTACGAACTGATAAATAATTTCTTTATATTTTCCGACAGGCACATAAAAATAATATTTATAAATTTTAAAAAGCGCTATAGATGTAGGATTCGTAACAAAAGCGCAAACAAAAATAAACACAAAAAACAGAAATTTGCGTGATTTTTGAAGTTTTATCCGCTTACAGATTATTGCACATATTAAAATTATTGCAAATATAAGCAAACAGATTAAAATTATATTATTCGTAAATGTTAGAAGCGGTGCGCCCGTTATGCTTACTATGATGATATTCAAAGTCCATATATCAAGCGATTTCCCCGTATATTTATTAAAAATAAAATCAGTTGCAAAAAAGAGCAGATATATAAATATAAAAAATATCGCAACTAGCAAATATCGTCTTTTACCGACGAATTTCAAATACAGTAAAGAAAAAACGAATAACGATATGGAAAGCAAATCAGACATCGAAAGATAACCTTTTTAAATACGAATATACAATAAAAAATTCTAAAATATATTTATTTGTCAATACAAATTCCTGCAATATTTAAATTTTTCAAAAATTATCCGCTGTTTATTTTTATTGCATTTGTTTAAATTTTTGGCATTTTACCATAAACAATAAAAAATTTAACATTTCTAAAATTTTAAAACAAACTGTATATATCAGACTGAAAATAAAAATTATTGTCTTAAAATTTTTCTATTATTCAGATATTTCGGCAAATATTTTATTGATTGTTTAATGTTTAAATTTTATAAAATTTAAAAAGGCTCACTCAAGTGAGTGAGCCTAAAAAAGCATTTAACTTCAATCAAAGACTAAAATACAACGCCTACACCGCTGATAGCAACTTCGCCTACACCTGACTCTGCATCTTCATATACAGCATCTTTTGAAGATGTAGCAGCTGTTTTTAATGCTGAATATCCGAATTTACCTTTTATAACTTTAACTATGCTAGGAGTTTTTAGGACTTTTTCACAAATAGCTGCTGATGAATCAGCACCGGCTTCTACTTTTAAAAATGCAGGTTTATTTGTAGCTGCATTATAATCTGTCAATGAAACTTTAATGCACTCTTTGCCGGCTGCCGCTATATTACCGACAACATTTCCAGTTAGTTTGCCTTTACTGTCAACTGTACCGTTTGTTACATTTTTCAATTGAACATTTGACATTTTTGCAAAACTTCCTGCAAATTTAGCTTGCGAAGTATAATATGCACCTACATCACTCATAAGTGTAGTAAGATTTGTAGCTGCTTTACTAACTTCAGCATCATCTCTAGTTGCAGCTAGTCTTGGAATGGCGATAGCTGCCAAAATACCTAAAATAACGATAACGAAGATCAACTCGATCATTGTAAAACCTTTTCTCATGGTTTTCTCCTTAAAATTTATTTCACTTTACATACTATTTATGTAAAATGTTGATGTAATTATATCAAATTTTTAGGAAATTGTGATGTTTTATCGCATAAAATTTCTACAAATTCAGAAATATTTTTTATAAATGCCATTTTATAAGCTTTTGCGAACTTTGATTTCATAGAATTGTATTTTTCGATGAAAAAATTTTATGCTTTTTTGGTTTTGTTTTAAGTTGATATTAAGTAAATTTTAAAAATTCAAGTGAGTTGTCTGAAATTTTATATGGCAATTTCGATATTTGATAAAAATTATCTTATTTGCTGCAAGTTCTGTTTCGAAATGGTACCAAAGGGGAGACTTGAACTCCCGACCTCCGGCTTATGAGACCAGCGCTCTAACCAGCTGAGCTACCTTGGCAAAAATAAAATGTAGATTTTACTAAAAAATTTCTTAAAATTTGTTTTAATTTCATAAATTTTCAGTAGAATTCCGACTTATTTTAAAAAAAGGATAAAAAATGAAAATAGTCTGTAAGGCGAATAAAATTTATATGCGATTTACATCAAATTCGAAAACGATAGAAAAATCGCTTAAAATGGATGTTTGTGAGAAAAATTTAAAATTTGTGAATGACGTTTTGCTGCCGATTTTTGAAAAAATTCGTTGCGAAAGAAAAATCAAGACAAAAAAGATTTTGTATAGCGGCGCCAAAAACATTAAAAAATTTGACATAAAAACGCATAAAATTATCAGAAATCCGCATACTTTGGGAGATTTTTGCACTATTGTATTTGATAAAATCAGTCAAAATAGAAAAATTTCCACAATAAAAACAGCCGAAAATGCAATAAACAGATTTTTTGATTTTATAAATGATAAAAAAATCGCCGATTATAAAATTTATGAACTTCAGGAGATTGTAACTCAAATGCAAAAAAATCTTGCTGCAAGCTCGATAAAAACGATATTTTGTTATATCAAACAAGCTTTTAACGAAGCGCTTAAAAATGATATAATCACAAAAAATCCTGTAAATTTTGTAATTTTTCCTAAAATCGTGCGAGAAAAAAAAGAAATTTTGACACTTGATGATGTTGTAAAAATTTTTGACAACGCGGGCGGCGAGCTAAAAAATTTTGGAAATCGCATTTTTTACGGGACCAGGAGTGGCGAAATTTTGGGACTTTGCGCCGATGACTTCGATTTTAAAAACCATAAAATAATCATAAACAAAAATCAGACGAGATTTGGACTTACTACTCCAAAAAACGGTAAAAACCGCATAATTCCGTTGGCTAAAAATTTAGCTTTGTTTCTGAAATTTGACAAATCTTCCATTTTTAAAAAATATTGTGATGAAAAATTCCGTTCAAAACACGATAATGCAAGTGTTTCAGGCGATAACAAAATAAATTTCGATAACAAAATTTTTGATTTTAAAAATAACGATGATTTTTATGTTTCCCATTTTGACGGAGATTTTTACTGTTTAACCGAAAAATACGATTTCGACAAAAAGCCGCTTTTTACTAAAGACTATTTTGCTTTGAGATACGAATTCGACGCGCTTTTGAAACATCTTGG from Campylobacter hominis ATCC BAA-381 carries:
- a CDS encoding anaerobic C4-dicarboxylate transporter produces the protein MDFMLILEIIVLLGAIFLGVKLGGMAIGYAGGLGVVILTMLGLKAGSIPWDVILIIASVISAIAAMQVAGGLDYLVQLAEKLLRKNPKYVNFLAPTVTYLLTIFAGTGHTAFSMIPVIAEVAKGQNIKPSVPLSIAVVSSQIAITASPVSAAVIFMAGDMALGGLGISYPILLAIWIPTTFLGCMITALIMNLFWNLKLDSDPVYKDRLAKGLVAEPQKEGKYKELPKGAKTSVLIFFIGIIAVVFYATAISKNVALVKPSYVTGYEKVYQSKDAAKFDEIIAANPNIKISTDKDTGVKYVEDKSKPKKSLTLARDGAIMSFMLIIGALIVMICKIDVDKIPVQSTFKSGMTACICVLGVAWLGDTFVSNHTQEIKDFAGNLVKQYPALLSVALFFASMLLYSQAATAKALIPTVIVALGLSATNNGDAYILVASFAAVSALFVLPTYPTLLGAVQMDDTGTTRIGKYVFNHPFFIPGVLAIAFSVTFGFVLAPMML
- a CDS encoding sulfatase-like hydrolase/transferase encodes the protein MSDLLSISLFVFSLLYLKFVGKRRYLLVAIFFIFIYLLFFATDFIFNKYTGKSLDIWTLNIIIVSITGAPLLTFTNNIILICLLIFAIILICAIICKRIKLQKSRKFLFFVFIFVCAFVTNPTSIALFKIYKYYFYVPVGKYKEIIYQFVKIPEPKVASNSKNIVYIYLEGLSRNFTVNEKFPNLMPNIRNLNHKIEWTNIDPYSTAITIEGLFGSQCAFPLNFFSKFETEREAMKTQKIICATEILKNQGYYTYFMKGFDLNFQNTASFLQSRKYDEMIGKDELLKRGAKNTSEWGVYDDEMFDFAWQDFIRLNESGKKFAQVVLTNSTHTPDGFLPPKCADISYEIDSAMLKSVKCTDKLLGEFISKIRASKYSKNTIIVVQNDHLMPYLFVSDIDKFKDKLENPQSKMLFMILDDDIAQNQYISIAGSSFDTWTTLLGYMGILDEMNFGRNLFRMPTVLQDTPSELLRYTMRILDKISYDEIEKYKN
- a CDS encoding type II secretion system protein translates to MRKGFTMIELIFVIVILGILAAIAIPRLAATRDDAEVSKAATNLTTLMSDVGAYYTSQAKFAGSFAKMSNVQLKNVTNGTVDSKGKLTGNVVGNIAAAGKECIKVSLTDYNAATNKPAFLKVEAGADSSAAICEKVLKTPSIVKVIKGKFGYSALKTAATSSKDAVYEDAESGVGEVAISGVGVVF
- a CDS encoding tyrosine-type recombinase/integrase yields the protein MKIVCKANKIYMRFTSNSKTIEKSLKMDVCEKNLKFVNDVLLPIFEKIRCERKIKTKKILYSGAKNIKKFDIKTHKIIRNPHTLGDFCTIVFDKISQNRKISTIKTAENAINRFFDFINDKKIADYKIYELQEIVTQMQKNLAASSIKTIFCYIKQAFNEALKNDIITKNPVNFVIFPKIVREKKEILTLDDVVKIFDNAGGELKNFGNRIFYGTRSGEILGLCADDFDFKNHKIIINKNQTRFGLTTPKNGKNRIIPLAKNLALFLKFDKSSIFKKYCDEKFRSKHDNASVSGDNKINFDNKIFDFKNNDDFYVSHFDGDFYCLTEKYDFDKKPLFTKDYFALRYEFDALLKHLGLKKYTFHTFRHTFASLLIENDVNPTFVAEILGHSNLNMLEKVYAHSIVSAKNLQKLNKALNF